One Oncorhynchus clarkii lewisi isolate Uvic-CL-2024 chromosome 28, UVic_Ocla_1.0, whole genome shotgun sequence genomic region harbors:
- the LOC139386800 gene encoding uncharacterized protein — protein sequence MTPLSTLHHIPLDYTPLDYTPLDYTPLDYTPLDHTPLDHTPLDHTPLDHTPLDHTPLDHTPLDHTPLDHTPLDHTPLDHTPSTTPPSTTPPSATPPSTTPPLDHTPLDHTPPRPPPPRPPPPRPPPPRPHPPSTTPPLDHTPPRPHPPSTTPPLDHTPPSTTPPLDHTPPRPHPLDYTPLDYTPLDYTPLDYTPLDYTPLDYTPLDHTPLDHTPPSTTPPSTTPPSTTPPSTTLHYTPLHYTPLHCIPLHCIPLHCIPLHCIPLHCIPLHCIPLHCTPLDCTPLDRTPLDHTPLDYTPLDYTPLDYTPLDYTPLDYTPLDYTPLDYTPLDYTPLQYTPPPLHPPPPFWPPEGSTTKQKSDIRRRREQQRLSREVVDHTSSQNGTAEC from the exons ATGACTCCCCTCTCAACTCTCCACCACATCCCCCTCGACTACACCCCCCTCGACTACACCCCCCTCGACTACACCCCCCTCGACTACACCCCCCTCGACCACACCCCCCTCGACCACACCCCCCTCGACCACACCCCCCTCGACCACACCCCCCTCGACCACACCCCCCTCGACCACACCCCCCTCGACCACACCCCCCTCGACCACACCCCCCTCGACCACACCCCCCTCGACCACACCCCCTCGACCACACCCCCCTCGACCACACCCCCCTCGGCCACACCCCCCTCGACCACACCCCCCCTCGACCACACCCCCCTCGACCACACCCCCCCTCGACCACCCCCCCCTCGACCACCCCCCCCTCGACCACCCCCCCCTCGACCACACCCCCCCTCGACCACACCCCCCCTCGACCACACCCCCCCTCGACCACACCCCCCCTCGACCACACCCCCCCTCGACCACACCCCCCCCTCGACCACACCCCCCCTCGACCACACCCCCCCTCGACCACACCCCCTCGACTACACCCCCCTCGACTACACCCCCCTCGACTACACCCCCCTCGACTACACCCCCCTCGACTACACCCCCCTCGACTACACCCCCCTCGACCACACCCCCCTCGACCACACCCCCCCCTCCACTACACCCCCCTCCACTACACCCCCCTCCACTACACCCCCCTCGACCACACTCCACTACACCCCCCTCCACTACACCCCCCTCCACTGCATCCCCCTCCACTGCATCCCCCTCCACTGCATCCCCCTCCACTGCATCCCCCTCCACTGCATCCCCCTCCACTGCATCCCCCTCCACTGCACCCCCCTCGACTGCACCCCCCTCGACCGCACCCCCCTCGACCACACCCCCCTCGACTACACCCCCCTCGACTACACCCCCCTCGACTACACCCCCCTCGACTACACCCCCCTCGACTACACCCCCCTCGACTACACCCCCCTCGACTACACCCCCCTCGACTACACCCCCCTCCAATACACCCCCCCTCCACTACACCCCCCTCCACCATTCTGGCCACCAGAGGGCAGCACAACCAAGCAGAAGTCCGATAtcaggaggaggaga gagcaacaacggctcagtcgagaagtggtagaccacacaagctcacagaacgggactgccgagtgctga